Part of the Labilithrix sp. genome, TCCACGCTCGCGCGGACGTGCGCGACGAGCGGGACGAGCGCGGCGCGCGGCACGATGACCTGGACGACGAGGCCGCCGTTCGTCTCGCGCGGGAGCGCGCGGACGTGGGCCGGCAGCGCGACGTCGCCGTCGCCGCTCCGGCGGAGGACGAAGCCGGTCGCCGTCACGCGCGCCGACGCCGCCACGGGTCGCGCGTCGAACGCGGCGAGCACGCTCGCGAGGTCGTCGTGCGGCGTGGGGCGGCCCGGCTCGAAGGTCACCGCGCGCGGCGTCTGCCGGAGCACCGCGCGCGCGATCACGCCGAACTGCCCGTAGCCTCCGAGGGCCGCGTCGAAGAGCCAACCGGCCTGGTCGCGATCGCACCAGACCTTGCGGCCGTCGCCGGTCACGACGAGGAGCGACGTCACGTGATCGATCGCCAGGCCTGCCTGCGGCGATCCGATCCCGATCCCGAGGCTCGAGAGCGTCCCGCCGATCGACGCGTCGGCGATCGTCGGTACTACGACCGGAAGCCGCGCGCTCACGTCGGCCAGCGCGCGCCACGTGCAGCCGCCTTCCACGCTCACGCCGGAGTCCTGCGGCTCGATGCGGGTGAGGTCCTCGGTCGAGACGACGACGTCGTCGCCGAGCGACTGACCGGCGTGGCTCATGCCCCGGCCGCGGACGGTGACGCGCCGCTCCTCGCGCGTGGCCCACGCGAGGATCGCCGCGAGCTCGTCGATCGACGACGGCCGCGCCACCGCGCGGGGCATGAGACGGAAGACCCCGCCGTAGTCGCGGCCGTCTTCCGCCGCCGGCGCCTCGAGCGCGGGCACGTCTCGCGGGGTCGTCGTCGCGCTCGCGGCGCGCGCGAAGGGTCGCGTCATCGAGACGTATTGCAGCTTGTGCGTCGCGAGCTCGGGGCGCTTGGGCGCGCAGTCGCACGCGTAGCGGCGGTTGAAGACGTCGTGCGGGAGGTCGGCGGTGCGCTCGGCGCTCGGCGGCAGGAAGACGTCCAGCTTCGGATCGTGCACGAAGCCGAGGCCGGCGAGGCCTGGATGCCACGGCGGATCGGCGCGGAC contains:
- a CDS encoding FAD-binding oxidoreductase, which encodes MPFDPREAFIGEAVRLDSPLGALDLGIVDADAPGIAEGVSRLLMRSIQDARAERGGHLPSWLVRDIERNYISPEKVRTLWAKTGHRFALVLDRAIVGTIHVAKSDRVILTVDRHVINVDESEHPGFKPPRHHHVVNVSVRHELRRARLGRRMVEAIVSRFRHLFAGEGLWVRADPPWHPGLAGLGFVHDPKLDVFLPPSAERTADLPHDVFNRRYACDCAPKRPELATHKLQYVSMTRPFARAASATTTPRDVPALEAPAAEDGRDYGGVFRLMPRAVARPSSIDELAAILAWATREERRVTVRGRGMSHAGQSLGDDVVVSTEDLTRIEPQDSGVSVEGGCTWRALADVSARLPVVVPTIADASIGGTLSSLGIGIGSPQAGLAIDHVTSLLVVTGDGRKVWCDRDQAGWLFDAALGGYGQFGVIARAVLRQTPRAVTFEPGRPTPHDDLASVLAAFDARPVAASARVTATGFVLRRSGDGDVALPAHVRALPRETNGGLVVQVIVPRAALVPLVAHVRASVDLDDDSVFIHPFLEHADRPGLFIPRVAPGELVFALTLTHGASKHLRDALVAEARRLGGAPTLQGGAPDLRAHLGADYEKALVAKRLADPANVLTSPYVSWGA